A segment of the Salvelinus namaycush isolate Seneca chromosome 3, SaNama_1.0, whole genome shotgun sequence genome:
TGTTTTCTGTGCAAATAGACATTAAAGATCTAAAGATTTCCTATTTTCTTTCTCCCCTGCAGTGTTAAACACAATCATGCCTTTCGGTAACACCCACAACAACTTCAAACTCAACTTTAAAGTTGAGGAGGAGTACCCTGACCTCGCCAAGCACAACAACCACATGGCCAAGGTGCTGACCAAGGACATGTACGCCAAGCTGAGGGACAAGCAGACCCCCTCCGGCTTCACCCTGGATGACGTCATCCAGACAGGTGTTGACAACCCTGGTGAGTGACATACATTTCCCATACACCCCCGGAGGATAGTCACTAACCGCCGCAAACACACAATACACCCTGTCAAAGGTAAAGCTGAGCAGGTATCAAAACCCTACAACAGTCTGCACAACCAAGTTAGCACTCTAAGAATCAATCGATCATAATACCATTGCAATTAAAACATATACAAATAAtacatgccatttagcagatgcttatATCCCATTTACAGTCAAGACATACTAATACCACAACCATATATTATACTAGATTTGCAGGTTACCTTATTCAATATGCAGCATACATTTCACATGTATTCAATATGCAGCATACACCACAGAGTGATATATTAATGTTTGTACTCTGTAGACCTGCTGGCTTCTTACAGccacttctctctctgtcttcaggTCACCCCTTCATCATGACCGTTGGCTGCGTGGCTGGTGATGAGGAGTCCTACGAGGTCTTCAAGGATCTGTTGGACCCCATCATCTCAGACCGTCATAGTGGATACAAGCCCACAGACAAGCACAAGACCGACCTGAACTTCGAGAACCTGAAGGTAGGGCTTTGTATACATTTGTTGGACATGTTTTCTTGGTTTCATTCTCGATTAGGTGTAGAATGGAAAGATGGCAAAGGTATCTCTGCAGCACATAGGAGGTTGGGAATCACAGACTTGTTGAAATGTTCAGGTCTAAAACTCTGTTGTGACCTTGTTTCTGTGTAGGGAGGTGATGACCTGGACCCCAACTACGTCCTGTCCAGCCGTGTGCGTACCGGCCGCAGCATCAAGGGATACACCCTGCCCCCCCACAACAGCCGTGGCGAGCGCAGAGCAGTGGAGAGACTGTCTGTCGAGGGTGAGCCACCCAGCTAACAATAGCTACATATGCATCCACAGGATTGTTCATGAAGCTAGGCAGTAAAACTAACAAAAGGGGATTTATCGGAAATTGAGATCCGAATTCTTAATGAATTGGAAATGGAGATCAAAAGTGAATCCTTAGTTGCAATGACTTGTGCATGGTGTCAAATAACTCCATGCAGGGAGATACCATGTTAAGAGTGAGGGGAAACTGAGGGGTTTTCTGTCTCTCCAGCCCTGGACACCCTGGACGGTGAGTTCAAGGGAAAGTACTACCCCCTGAATAAGATGACCGATGCCGAGCAGGAGCAGCTGATCGCCGACCACTTCTTGTTTGATAAGCCCGTCTCCCCCCTGCTGCTGGGCGCTGGTATGGCCCGTGACTGGCCCGACGCAAGAGGAATCTGGTGAGTACCCGAGCACAGGCCCACACCAAAACAATACTGTTTGTGGAACCAGATGGTGTATTGTGCAGAACATCCCACAATGTATCATGGGGATGCGTCATGTGAAACCCCGTCCCTCCTTTCTGAAGGCACAACGATGCCAAAAGCTTCTTGGTCTGGGTGAACGAGGAGGATCACCTGCGTGTCATCTCCATGGAGAAGGGTGGCAACATGAAGGAGGTCTTCAGACGCTTCTGCGTTGGTCTGAAAAGGGTACGTTCTTGTACTCAAACCATTTTGATATGGCACAAAAACACCCCTAAAACAATGGCAATACATGAAACCGCAGAGAGACAAAGACAACAATGTTGATATTGGGTTGTTTCTCTTACTTGACAGATTGAGGAGAC
Coding sequences within it:
- the LOC120044360 gene encoding creatine kinase M-type-like; its protein translation is MPFGNTHNNFKLNFKVEEEYPDLAKHNNHMAKVLTKDMYAKLRDKQTPSGFTLDDVIQTGVDNPGHPFIMTVGCVAGDEESYEVFKDLLDPIISDRHSGYKPTDKHKTDLNFENLKGGDDLDPNYVLSSRVRTGRSIKGYTLPPHNSRGERRAVERLSVEALDTLDGEFKGKYYPLNKMTDAEQEQLIADHFLFDKPVSPLLLGAGMARDWPDARGIWHNDAKSFLVWVNEEDHLRVISMEKGGNMKEVFRRFCVGLKRIEETFKKHNHGFMWNEHLGYVLTCPSNLGTGLRGGVHVKLPKLSTHAKFEEILGRLRLQKRGTGGVDTASVGGVFDISNADRLGSSEVDQVQMVVDGVKLMVEMEKKLEKGEAIDGMIPAQK